The window TGGTATTCGGCAAGACCCTTGCCGTATCAAAAATGCTTGCCGAGCTTAAAGCCGGAAAAATCACAATGCTTTTGGGCGTTCCGCTCTTGTTTAACAAGCTTCTTGCAGGTATTTTTAAGGGCATTAAGGCAAAAGGTATTGTAGTTTTCGGTATTATCAAGACCTTGATGGGTATCTCTTACTTCTTTAAAAAGGTCTTTAAGGTTAATATAGGAAGCAAGCTCTTCCACGGCATCTTGGATAAGGCCAGTTTAGGAAATGTCCGTATCGCCATATGCGGAGGTGGCCCCCTTGCGCCCAACGTATGCAGGGCTTATAACGAATTCGGTATCGACTTTGTTCAAGGTTACGGTTTGACCGAAACCTCTCCCATTATTGCTCTTAATCCGAAAGAACACTTTAAAATCGCCAGTGTCGGACAGTACTTTATTTCTTGTATGGAAATGAAGATTCTCGATCCTGATGAAAAGGGAATAGGTGAGGTTGCCGTAAAGGGGCCGATGGTTATGCAGGGCTATTACAATATGCCCGAAGAAACAGCCGAAGTTCTTTCTCCCGACGGCTGGTTAAAGACAGGAGACCTCGGCTGGCTTGATGATGAGGGTTATCTCTACCTTTGCGGAAGGGCTAAAAACCTCATAGTTACCGCCGGAGGAAAAAACGTCTTCCCCGAAGAAATCGAAAATATGTTCCAGCTTTACTATAATGAAATTGAACAGATTACCGCTGCAGGCTATCAGGCTGAAGAAGGCGAAGAAGTTGAAGCTCTTGTTTATCCTGCCGATGAACTTTACAAAAAGCTCAATATGACACGCGGCACAAGCGAAGGAGATGCAGCTGTTCAAAAAGAAATCGATGCCATTATCGAAACCGTAAATAAGAAACTTTTACCTTATCAGCGCATTACAAAAACAACTTATCTATCCGAACCGCTTGAAATGACTACTACCAAAAAGGTAAAGCGTTTTAAGAAGTAGGTAGTTATAAAAAGGAACCTCTAAGAGCTTCAGTTTTTTAGAGGTTCCCATATCTTTATAAGATGGAAAGATGTTTGAAATGGGCCTTGCAATATGCAGCAAAACCGTGTATACTAAACACCAATGATATGGAAACGCATCGCCGGCAGTTATAAACATTCTCACAAAAAAATTACAAAAAGTTTTGAAAAAGCTCTTGACATAAAGTACCGCATAAGGGCCGTAGTACGCTTTTATGCGTTTTTTATATTACACCGCAAGGCACGCAAAGCGTTGAGCTTCGCTCAACTTCGCAGAGGATTATTAAGGATGTCCTTACAAAGACTCCCTTAAATCTCTTTGCGTCCTTGGCGTGCTCCGCGGTTAAATTAAAAAAGTCATTAGGAAGTGCACTTACGCCCCAACACCTTGACCAAGGACAACGACAGGGACTGCATAGCGGATGTTCATGCACATGCTGCTACGCAGAGAAATGAGGACATTGCGGAAATGATCACCAAAGAACGCTCGGAATTCAGCAAGGAAACAATTATCAACATTCTCAACATGAGGGATAAGGCTGTAAAAGACCTTATCCAAGAAGGTTTGAGTTTTATGGACGGTCTTGTACAAATTAGCCCGCGTGTATCGGGTGTATGGGAGACGGAAAATTCTTCTTACGATGAAAAAATACACAAGCGTACCGTCGACCTAATCCCGACTGCGGATTTACGCACAACCCTTGATGCA of the Treponema denticola ATCC 35405 genome contains:
- a CDS encoding AMP-dependent synthetase/ligase → MANLNKKPWAFLDEWRGSKFKGEWPTLPEMFEITAERYPDRNCFTVFEPDRVTLSYSESLKVVKDLAYWMTENGVTKGTHVAVSGKNSPEWAVVYLASLFAGGIIIPIDYGLHNEEIETLLKTAKPKLFFVDEEKFDFFAEKAKTESYIGSLYSLSKKHPEIYVYNLKPSGSPELAKAQENDTAAILFTSGTTGNPKGVMLSNKNFVSDCYIAQSNLNIYHTDVFYALLPLHHSYTMLAVFIEALSVGAELVFGKTLAVSKMLAELKAGKITMLLGVPLLFNKLLAGIFKGIKAKGIVVFGIIKTLMGISYFFKKVFKVNIGSKLFHGILDKASLGNVRIAICGGGPLAPNVCRAYNEFGIDFVQGYGLTETSPIIALNPKEHFKIASVGQYFISCMEMKILDPDEKGIGEVAVKGPMVMQGYYNMPEETAEVLSPDGWLKTGDLGWLDDEGYLYLCGRAKNLIVTAGGKNVFPEEIENMFQLYYNEIEQITAAGYQAEEGEEVEALVYPADELYKKLNMTRGTSEGDAAVQKEIDAIIETVNKKLLPYQRITKTTYLSEPLEMTTTKKVKRFKK